The genome window TTCGAAGACGATGAACGTTACTTCTTCGCCCTCAAGTACCAGCCCAAGGGCCTGCAGACCGAAAGCTCGAATACCACATTCGAAGCGAGCTACGAGTCTGGCGACATCGAAGCTAATCGTCCTCGCATCATCCCTCCCATCGACCGCATTACGCCTTGGTTCGACGAGATGGGCAAGGCGGGCTACGACGCGATCACCCTGCAGGACACGGCTCTCACCGTAGGATCCGGCAGCTACTCGCCCTGGATCACGCCGGCGCTTGGCCGTATCTTCGACGGACCGGTCGCTGTGTTCGACAACGTGAACCACCAGACGCAGTCTTACTACTTCATGCCCTCAGGTACGCTTACCACAGGCGCGTACCAGGGGGTAACGTCTTACGACGCGTATGCGAAGCGAGCGAACGACGGAGCAGGCCTTCCCGCGTCAGGAATCGGTGTCTACAAGACGACTACGATCGAAGATCCGACCATTTTCGACTTCTACGGCAAGTTGATCGACGGGCCGAACAAGAGCGAATGGCAAAAGTGGGATGCTTACAATGTATCCATTTCCCACAACATGTTCGACAACAAGCTCGGCTTCAAAGTGGACCTCGACAAGCAGGACTACGAAGACGGACAGACCAACGTTCTGGACAACGCTGGCCAGTCGATCACCGTGGATATCATGCAGACCCTGCCGAATGGCACGGATGTTGGCCAGCCCAACCCGAACTTCGGACGCCCCTTCATCGGAGGAGATGCTCAGAACAACAACCAGCACTTCCGCGAGCGCGAAAACTTTCGCGTGACCGCGTACTACAGCCATGACTTCAAGGAGTCCGGCAACGAGCAGTTGGGGAATATCTTGGGCCAGCACAACTTCACCGCGGTGTTCAGCGATTCCAAGTACACGCAACGCTCCGCTAGCTGGATACGGGCAGCTTCCGAGAACATCAACAGCGGCTCTTCCATTACCCAGGCGAACCGTTACATCGCGAACCTCGTCTACATCGGGCCAAGCTTGCTCAACGCCAGCTCCGCGTCCGGCGCGAACTTGAATGCCTTGCAGACGGAATTGATTCCGACCGATGGCGAGTTCGACCTGAACGACGGCAATACTCCTGTTCGCGTTTGGAGCGTACCCGGTGGCGACATCGACAACCTCTACCGAAATGGTAACCTCGCTCGCAACAAGACCGAATCCAAGGCGGTTGTCTGGCAAGGCAAGATGTTCGACGGTGTCGTTGTTCCAATGTTTGGATACCGCGAAGACACGGACGTCGCTACGAATGCGGGGAACGTGCCAGCCCATCCATCCATCTCTGGAGCTCGCCTACCCTTCGACTCCAGCTGGCAGTTGCCTAGCAGCCCAAGCGATGCGGATCCTGCCAACAACAAGACCTACACCACCGCATCCGGTATCAACCGTACTGAAGGTTTGGTCATCCACTCGCCGCAAGCCGTCAAGGATGCCCTCGGGGGATGGAACGTTAGCCTGACGTACTCGGACTCGGAAAACTTCCGCCCCGACGCGAGTCGCCGCGACTTGATCGGCGATCCGATCGCCCCTACCACGGGTGAGACAACCGAAAAGGGTATCGTGATCAGCAGCCCTGACGATCGCTTTATCTTCAAGGTCAATAAGTTCGATACCAAGGTCTACCAAGACACCCTCAGCGGTTCGTCGATCGGCAACTCCTACATGATTGGGGCCGGTGAAGGTTGGGCTTACCTCTTCGGTCACATGGCCCAGGCGGGAATCGAAGATTTCCGCTTCAACTACGCTCTGGTAGATCCGGAGGATCCGGACAGCGCCCGCATCGATCCAAACATCGGCGACTTGCGCTACCAGCCCAAGGAAGGCCAGTCCATAGCTGACGCCTTGGCTGAGCAGGAAGCAGCGCTTTCCGCTCTCTTCAATACCGCCAACAACCTTGACGATCCGAAGTTTCAGCAGTTCCTCAACTTCTGGAACCAAGACTGGGATGCGGTTGCGGCGACTCCAGGCTGGGCCGGCGGCGGCGCTGCTTGGGCAGGCGAGCCAGGTCAGTTCGCAGTTACGGGTGATACCGTGTCAGAGGGATATGAATACGAACTATTCTTCCAGCCCACCGACAACTGGAACATCACGGTCAACGCCTCCAAGACCGAAGCCAAGCGACTCAATATCGCAGACTCCTACGCGTCCTTCGTAGAGGACCGCAAGGTTCTCTACGATACAGCGTACGGCGACGTTCGCCTCTGGGGTCCAAGCAACAGCACGGAAACCCTTCGCGGCAAGTGGAACTCGGAGTTCTTCTCCAACTACACGCTTTTCCGTCTGCTCAACAACTCCAACGTAGCTGAGCTTCGCCCCTGGCGCTGGAACGTCGTATCCAACTACCAATTCCGCGATGGCAAGCTCGCTGGCTTGAATATTGGCGGAGCGTGGCGTTGGCAGGACGAAGTGGTTGTCGGTTACCCCGTGCTGGCCGACAACAGCAACCAATACGGTTATACCTTCGATGTGGCGAATCCTTACAAGGGTGGTTCCGAGTCGAACATCGACCTGTGGGCTGGTTACACTAAGGAGCTTAACGACAACGTGACCTGGCGTATCCAAGTTAACGTACGGAACGCCTTCGAGGATGAACGTTTGATTGGAATCACGACGCAGCCTAACGGCGACGCGGCGACATCGCGTATCGCGGAAGGTCAAGTTTGGTCAATATCGAACTCCTTCATGTTCTAGCGTAATCTAGATTTGATTACCGGATTCTCAACGTCCCCGATTCGCGTCGGGGGCGTTTTTTTGTTCGTTGCCAATGTCATAGAATGAGGGCTGTTGTTCGATGGAAGGCGAGTAGTGGATCGAATATCCTGCAGCGCGGACAGGGTGGAAGCCGTCCCTCCGTAAATCGGGAGTATCGAAGGGCTTTGATACAGAGCTTGGAGATCCCTCATACTTGTTGAGAATTACGCTCGAAAGCCGGGTCGCTTCCTCTATGTTTCCAGCCACCCACGACTTTTTCGATTCCATGTCCTTCCTTTCTCGATACCAATGCCTCTTAGCGCTCGCCGCAGCGCTCGGGTTGTTCGCTCTCGAGAGTCTGCAGAATGTGAAGCGCATCGAGGCGCTCAGTTCCCGAGAGGGAGGTTTCAGCTTCGTGACCCCCGATAAAAGTTCAAGAACTGGATACGCTCACGGTGTTCGCAACCTGATCGGATCCGACCGCAATGACGACCTGCATTGGGTGATAAATTCCCAACAGGCTGCAGAACGAAACGACTTTCGATTGCGAGAGGTAGACTATGACAATGCTCCGGATGGGCGGGAGTCGCACTGGTCATCTGTATATTCTTGGTGGATACGGCTACTTGCCTGGGGAGAGCCGTCTCGCATGGAGTGGAGCATGCTCGTTGCCAACGCCTTGCTCGGGGCGCTGGCTCTCGTGGTTGTGGCGCTGCTTTTTCAACGGAATTTTGGAGGGAGTTCAGGAGTTGTGGTTTGCCTTTGTTTCTCTGGGTTCATTCCTCTGCGTGACGTTTTCAAGGTGGGAATGGGAGATCATCATGCTGCCGCAATCTTCGCGGTTATGCTCATGGTATCCTTTCTGCTCGTGGGGCTGACGAGGGCAGTGGAGGGGCGTGACGCTCGTTTGCTTGCGGGCGCCTCAGCTGCTTTCGGAGCCTTGGCGATGTGGATCAATGTGGTGAGCGTACTGCCTGTGTTTCTGGGGATCGGAGTCGCTGCTATTTGTATCAGGATTTGGGTACGTTCAAGTGACAGTGTAGGTCTGGGGAATTACTTTCGGCTTTGGTGCCGCTGCACAGCGGGGCTTTCGCTGCTTGCTTATTTAATCGAATACGCCCCTTCGAAGTTTGCGTGGCGGCTAGAGGTGAATCACCCTTTGTACAGTTTGGCGTTGCTTGGAACGGGCGAGTTGCTGGGACTGCTCTTCGCTTCGAAGCCAAAAACGCGGAGGCGATGGATTCGAGGGGCGTTCGCGTGCGTGCTAGCGCTGCAGCTGCCGCTGGCGATTGTCTTGTTTCGCGGTACGGTCTTTCAAGTGGCTGATCCATTTTTGATGGCGGTGCATGAGCGCTACATCATGGAGTTTCAGGGGCTCTGGGCAAACGTCCTAGTCATGGGGTCGAAGTTGCGCCTGCTCGCAATGGTGTTGCCGCTCTTGCTGCTGCCGGCTCTGACTTGGCTTCTCTTTAGGATGAAGCGCGCTTCGCCCGAATTTGCAGGAATGCTACTAGCGATGGGGCCAGCTTGTATCCTTTTCGTCCTTACCTTGTTTCAAGCTCGATGGTGGTCCGCTCTGGCAGCTTTGACGATGCTTCCCTTGGCCTTGGCTTTTGCGGGGGGAGCGAAGCGTTACACGAATCGTTCGATTCAACTCTTTGCGGGAGCGTGTCTGTTGCCGGGGCTGATCGTTTTTGGCATGGGAGCGTTTACCTACGGGACACCCACGCCGCGAGAGGATGCTCGCGTTTACGAGAGAAGCATTGCCCACTATTTGAGGGCGCGGGCAGCAGACGAGGAGATCGTTGCTCTCGCCTCGCCCGATGCCACCACCAACTTGATCTACTATGGGGGAGCCAAGGGGATCGGTACGTTTTACTGGGAGAACAACGAGGGCTTGAAGCGGGCTGCGTCCATGTTTGCGGCTCCCAGTTTGGAGATCGCGAGGGAGCGCTTGTCGGCGGCTGGCGTGACACACTTGCTTGTCTATTCTTGGGGTGGATTCGAGAAGGAGTATCTCGATCTCCATCGAGACTTCTCCGAGGAAGCTGTGGACGGGAAAGCTTTTTTGATGAGGCTAATGGAGGACCAAGAGATCCCGCAATGGTTGCGGCCCATACCGTTTCAGTTGCCCAAAGAGGCGAAAGGAATGGCGGTGATCTATCAAGTTGTGCCCGAGATGTCGCCGGGGCAGTTAGCGTCGCGTCGCTTCGAGTACTTGCTGGAGATGGGGCTGGGGAGGGCGGCCCACGCCCTCGAAGCAAGCTTGAAAGACCAGGATGATCTCTCGGCTCAAGTTTCCCTCTGCAGGCTCTTGGCCCTGCAGCAGCGAGGGAACGAGTTCAGGGTGCGCTTAGACAAGCTGCGTGAAGCGGTTGTTCAGCCGGAGGCGGACTTGCTGTTGGAGGATGAAATTCGCTTGGCGGGAGTGCTGTTGATCGCGTCTCGAGCGGCTGAGGCAAAGAGGCACCTAGAGCATGCCTTATCGCGCCTCGATCGTGAGGCTTTGCGGGAGCTCAATGCGGAGACAATCCGCCACTTGTGGGATTTGGCCGATGCTTTGGAACTGGACGCTTACGAGGCAGATTTGAGGACTTATTCGATCGCTTTGCTGCCCAGCCGCCTTCGCCAAGCGGGAAAATAGGCCTACTCTTATATAATTGTAGCCGTTTTTCGAATACTGTCAGCGAAGCTGTCTTGCCTTGCAGCTCTTGCTCTGAGAGGGTGCGCGGGAATTTCAGCGGGACGATAGCCCCTTTTCTCTCTGTCTCTAACCCAAAACTTACCCTACTTAGAGTACGCAGCCCTTGGCGGCTGCGACTGCTTTTGATACCACTATGAGCTCGAACGAAACTGCTGCCGACAAGGCAGGAACGGTGCATGTCCCTGACAAGATCATCACCATGAAGGAGAACTTTGCCTACGCGGCGGGGGACATGGCGTCGGTTTTCTACTTCAAGGTGTTTTCCTCGTTCCTGATGTTCTTTTAC of Pelagicoccus enzymogenes contains these proteins:
- a CDS encoding TonB-dependent receptor plug domain-containing protein, with translation MNKSIKLISRYACPRSASGALALGAALLVAPLGFAQDAEDEDVYELSPFTVEGETNSGYRATSTLAGTRIRTDLKDVGSAISVVTEEFLRDTGATDNESLLVYTPSTEVAGVGGNFAGGGDGGRVDSDSQRLRPNASTRVRGLAAADNTRNFFVTDIPWDSYNVNRIDIQRGPNSILFGLGSPAGVIEATTNSANYEDGGRAEIRIDEYDSLRLSVDYNKVILEDELAVRVSALNDSQNFKQDGAFEDDERYFFALKYQPKGLQTESSNTTFEASYESGDIEANRPRIIPPIDRITPWFDEMGKAGYDAITLQDTALTVGSGSYSPWITPALGRIFDGPVAVFDNVNHQTQSYYFMPSGTLTTGAYQGVTSYDAYAKRANDGAGLPASGIGVYKTTTIEDPTIFDFYGKLIDGPNKSEWQKWDAYNVSISHNMFDNKLGFKVDLDKQDYEDGQTNVLDNAGQSITVDIMQTLPNGTDVGQPNPNFGRPFIGGDAQNNNQHFRERENFRVTAYYSHDFKESGNEQLGNILGQHNFTAVFSDSKYTQRSASWIRAASENINSGSSITQANRYIANLVYIGPSLLNASSASGANLNALQTELIPTDGEFDLNDGNTPVRVWSVPGGDIDNLYRNGNLARNKTESKAVVWQGKMFDGVVVPMFGYREDTDVATNAGNVPAHPSISGARLPFDSSWQLPSSPSDADPANNKTYTTASGINRTEGLVIHSPQAVKDALGGWNVSLTYSDSENFRPDASRRDLIGDPIAPTTGETTEKGIVISSPDDRFIFKVNKFDTKVYQDTLSGSSIGNSYMIGAGEGWAYLFGHMAQAGIEDFRFNYALVDPEDPDSARIDPNIGDLRYQPKEGQSIADALAEQEAALSALFNTANNLDDPKFQQFLNFWNQDWDAVAATPGWAGGGAAWAGEPGQFAVTGDTVSEGYEYELFFQPTDNWNITVNASKTEAKRLNIADSYASFVEDRKVLYDTAYGDVRLWGPSNSTETLRGKWNSEFFSNYTLFRLLNNSNVAELRPWRWNVVSNYQFRDGKLAGLNIGGAWRWQDEVVVGYPVLADNSNQYGYTFDVANPYKGGSESNIDLWAGYTKELNDNVTWRIQVNVRNAFEDERLIGITTQPNGDAATSRIAEGQVWSISNSFMF